In Vibrio celticus, one genomic interval encodes:
- a CDS encoding endonuclease, with translation MINRIITLSGVALLCSASAHAQMQNGSFESWEGNVPSGWSVIDSGIALSLSTDPVNNGSFSAQVTVNTGTQSNTDFLQTIRVEQGKTYDFSVDVYHTEGNVKARLFVDGYLGYSNNGLTNQWQALTHSYSATSTKDIVVGVRFYDDAGFDGSEVVYLDNFQPTETPPTQSCNDTSAALTLVTDNYGSETSWSLKNSVSQTLYSGSDYKNNTTNEVEMCLADGSYILEVSDSYGDGMCCSVGNGSYSFSVNGTVVASGGDFQASQSTEFTIGGSTTPPTEPPVLGEYYKDAEGKVGFALKTALYQIIDNHSSQGYTAIWRLVSEADLDAYYDTDGSILDMYSEKPSGSDSIQFTKVADQCGQYSKEGDCYNREHSFPKSWFGGKVEPMNSDGHHLFATDGYVNSKRSNWPFGEVSSATYTSSNGSKLGSAANSLGYVGTVFEPIDEFKGDFARAYFYMATRYENEIANWEGNSTSSDAVLDGTNTTVFEPWLLTMLKRWHSEDPVSQKEIDRNKAVHDFQGNRNPFIDHPEFVSQIWGN, from the coding sequence ATGATAAATAGAATAATAACACTAAGTGGCGTTGCATTACTTTGTTCAGCGAGTGCGCATGCGCAAATGCAAAATGGAAGTTTCGAAAGTTGGGAAGGAAACGTACCATCTGGATGGAGTGTGATTGACTCCGGCATTGCACTTTCGCTCTCTACCGATCCTGTAAATAACGGCAGTTTCTCTGCGCAAGTAACAGTGAATACAGGCACTCAAAGTAATACCGATTTTCTTCAAACGATACGTGTTGAACAAGGGAAAACTTATGATTTCTCTGTCGATGTTTACCACACGGAAGGCAACGTGAAAGCTCGCCTTTTTGTTGATGGCTATTTAGGTTACTCGAATAATGGTTTAACGAATCAGTGGCAAGCATTGACTCACTCGTACAGCGCTACGAGCACTAAAGATATCGTTGTGGGCGTACGATTTTATGATGATGCAGGTTTTGATGGTTCGGAAGTGGTGTATTTAGATAACTTTCAGCCGACGGAGACTCCACCCACACAAAGCTGCAATGATACAAGTGCCGCACTCACGCTAGTGACGGATAACTATGGTTCTGAAACCAGTTGGTCTCTCAAAAACTCAGTTTCTCAAACTCTTTATTCTGGTTCAGACTATAAAAATAACACCACCAATGAAGTGGAAATGTGTTTAGCTGATGGTAGCTATATCCTAGAAGTCTCAGACTCTTATGGAGATGGAATGTGCTGTAGTGTTGGGAATGGTTCATACAGTTTCTCGGTAAACGGAACCGTTGTGGCGTCTGGTGGTGATTTCCAAGCAAGTCAGAGTACAGAATTTACAATTGGTGGTTCAACTACACCACCAACTGAACCACCAGTTTTAGGTGAGTATTATAAAGACGCTGAAGGCAAAGTGGGCTTTGCGTTAAAAACGGCTTTATATCAAATTATTGATAATCATAGTAGTCAGGGTTACACCGCTATTTGGAGGTTAGTGTCTGAGGCTGACCTAGACGCATACTATGACACTGATGGGTCGATTCTCGATATGTATTCGGAGAAACCTTCAGGCTCAGATTCAATCCAATTTACTAAGGTGGCCGATCAATGTGGTCAATACAGCAAAGAAGGTGATTGCTACAACCGTGAGCACTCATTCCCGAAAAGCTGGTTTGGTGGGAAAGTCGAGCCAATGAACTCTGACGGTCACCATTTATTTGCCACTGATGGCTACGTTAATTCGAAACGTAGTAATTGGCCATTTGGTGAGGTGAGTAGCGCGACATACACATCAAGCAATGGTTCTAAGTTAGGCAGTGCAGCGAACTCTCTTGGTTATGTCGGTACGGTGTTTGAGCCAATTGATGAGTTTAAAGGTGATTTCGCAAGAGCATATTTCTACATGGCAACACGCTATGAAAATGAAATCGCTAATTGGGAAGGAAACTCTACAAGCTCGGATGCCGTTCTGGATGGAACCAATACAACCGTTTTTGAACCTTGGCTACTTACTATGCTAAAGCGTTGGCATTCTGAAGATCCAGTAAGCCAAAAAGAAATCGACCGAAATAAGGCGGTACATGATTTCCAAGGGAATCGTAATCCGTTTATTGACCATCCAGAGTTTGTAAGCCAAATCTGGGGAAATTAA